One region of Mycolicibacterium lutetiense genomic DNA includes:
- a CDS encoding carboxylesterase/lipase family protein gives MPAKTVRTELTSGAIEGFTRDGVNRWRSIPYAKPPVGALRFKAPQPVEAWDGVRPCHRFRYCAPQPRRYTIVGPGKFQPMSEDCLTLNVVAPDGGSDRPLPVMFFIHGGAYFLGSSATPIYDGASLARSGCVYVSANYRLGALGAVDLSSLSTADIHIDDNLYLRDLVSALRWVRENIAAFGGDPDNVTIFGESAGAHAVTTLLAVPAAKGLFAQAISQSPAGALSRSQELAAEFAAKFASILCADEREPARLLLAARPAQLVNAFDRLLTTSASDLAGGYPVGCTFGTDYLPSEPIQAMRDGKAYRVPLIVGTNADEGRLFTRFLKLLPTNEAKIEALLAGAEPTCRERITAAYPEYPAPDACIRLGADFTFGSTLWQLADSHSRHAPTYLYRYDFAPRTLQWAGLGATHATELLAVFDAYRTPLGRLLSAGADRRSALRVSDDMQGRWDAFARTGVPGDGWPRYTSDARPVLVFDRASRVDNDPHADRRKAWEGFQVLGR, from the coding sequence ATGCCAGCGAAGACAGTCCGCACCGAACTCACCTCGGGCGCCATCGAAGGATTCACGCGGGACGGCGTCAATCGCTGGCGTTCCATTCCCTACGCCAAGCCACCAGTCGGCGCGCTGCGGTTCAAGGCTCCCCAGCCGGTCGAAGCGTGGGACGGCGTCCGACCCTGCCACCGATTCCGCTACTGCGCTCCACAGCCCCGCCGATACACCATCGTCGGTCCGGGCAAGTTCCAGCCCATGAGCGAGGACTGCCTCACCCTCAATGTCGTTGCACCCGACGGCGGCTCGGACCGACCTCTGCCCGTGATGTTCTTCATTCACGGCGGGGCGTACTTCCTGGGCAGTTCCGCGACACCGATCTATGATGGCGCGTCGCTTGCCCGCAGCGGTTGCGTGTACGTATCGGCAAACTACCGCCTCGGCGCGCTAGGGGCTGTCGACCTGTCGTCGCTGTCCACCGCAGACATCCATATTGACGACAACCTCTACTTGCGTGACCTCGTGTCGGCGCTCAGGTGGGTACGCGAGAACATCGCGGCATTCGGCGGCGATCCCGATAACGTGACGATCTTCGGAGAGAGCGCGGGCGCGCACGCCGTTACCACTTTGCTGGCCGTGCCAGCGGCGAAAGGGCTTTTCGCACAGGCTATCTCACAAAGTCCGGCCGGCGCGCTATCCCGCTCCCAGGAGCTGGCCGCGGAGTTCGCCGCCAAGTTCGCATCCATTCTCTGCGCCGACGAGCGGGAGCCCGCCCGCCTCCTGTTGGCGGCGCGTCCGGCTCAACTGGTGAATGCATTCGATCGCTTGCTCACCACGAGTGCATCGGACCTTGCTGGCGGTTACCCGGTGGGATGCACATTCGGAACCGACTATCTACCGTCCGAGCCCATTCAAGCGATGCGCGACGGCAAGGCGTACCGTGTGCCGCTGATCGTCGGTACGAACGCCGACGAGGGCCGGTTGTTCACTCGCTTCCTCAAACTCCTCCCGACGAACGAAGCCAAGATCGAAGCGTTACTAGCGGGAGCGGAACCCACCTGTCGCGAGCGAATTACTGCTGCCTATCCCGAATATCCGGCCCCCGATGCCTGTATCCGACTGGGGGCCGACTTCACATTCGGATCGACACTGTGGCAGCTCGCGGATTCCCACAGTCGGCACGCCCCCACATATCTGTACCGCTATGACTTCGCCCCGCGAACTCTGCAATGGGCCGGGCTGGGTGCCACCCATGCGACGGAGCTTCTTGCGGTGTTCGACGCCTACCGCACGCCGCTCGGTCGGCTACTCAGCGCCGGAGCCGATCGCCGCTCGGCCCTACGCGTGAGCGACGACATGCAAGGGCGCTGGGATGCTTTCGCACGCACCGGAGTTCCAGGAGACGGCTGGCCGCGCTACACCAGCGACGCCCGTCCGGTCCTCGTCTTCGATCGCGCTTCGCGAGTGGACAACGACCCCCACGCCGACCGCCGGAAAGCATGGGAAGGTTTTCAAGTCCTCGGACGCTGA
- a CDS encoding fatty acid--CoA ligase, producing MQDVALTVPAIVAHAAAVHGDREVLTARGPQQISGVSYHELGQRAARLANALREIGICGDERVATLQWSNQEHLDCYAAVPSMGAVLHTLNLRLPPEQLTWIANHAEDQVIIVDGTVLNLLAAALPSMTSVRTVLVTGTGDLTAVQGCGKDVLRYDDVVAAQPSTFDWPDVDEQSAAAMCYTSGTTGHPKGVVYSHRSTWLHSQSACTSNALGIGHDDTVLAIVPMFHANAWGLPYAAMMAGAQLLLPDRFLQAGPLVEMIEAARPTMAGAVPTIWTDVLHYLRDNPGHDVSSLEMVACGGSAVPRSLMTAYDELGIRIVQAWGMTETSPLAAVALPRNTDTPERSLYLRGTQGRVVAGVQARIVDDSGAEQPWDGLSVGEIQIRGPWITQSYYEHDSPAVSPDGWLCTGDVGTISADAFITLTDRAKDVIKSGGEWISSVELENELAAHPAVRTATVIGVPDDKWQERPLAVVVLAADCTATAAELTEFLRARVAKWWLPERWAFVADVPLTSTGKFDKKKLRRQHADGELAVETLA from the coding sequence ATGCAGGACGTTGCGTTGACGGTGCCCGCGATCGTGGCCCATGCTGCGGCAGTCCATGGCGATCGCGAGGTGTTGACCGCACGCGGACCCCAACAGATCTCTGGGGTGTCGTATCATGAGTTGGGGCAGCGTGCGGCGCGGTTGGCGAATGCGTTGCGCGAGATAGGCATTTGTGGAGACGAGCGTGTCGCGACGCTGCAGTGGAGCAACCAGGAGCACCTGGACTGTTACGCGGCGGTGCCGTCGATGGGTGCGGTGCTACATACGTTGAATCTGCGGCTGCCACCTGAACAGCTGACGTGGATCGCCAATCATGCCGAAGATCAGGTGATCATCGTCGACGGTACGGTGCTGAACCTGTTGGCGGCGGCGTTGCCGTCGATGACCTCGGTGCGCACGGTGCTGGTGACCGGCACGGGTGATCTTACCGCAGTGCAGGGCTGCGGAAAGGACGTCCTTCGCTACGACGATGTGGTGGCAGCCCAGCCGAGCACGTTCGACTGGCCCGACGTCGACGAGCAGTCGGCCGCAGCGATGTGCTACACGAGCGGTACTACCGGGCACCCGAAAGGCGTTGTCTACAGCCACCGTTCGACGTGGTTGCACTCTCAATCGGCGTGCACCTCGAACGCCTTGGGCATCGGTCATGACGACACGGTGTTGGCGATCGTTCCGATGTTCCACGCTAATGCCTGGGGGTTGCCGTATGCGGCGATGATGGCGGGGGCGCAGCTTCTGCTGCCTGACCGTTTCCTGCAGGCGGGGCCATTGGTGGAGATGATCGAGGCGGCCCGGCCCACGATGGCGGGCGCTGTGCCGACGATCTGGACCGATGTCTTGCACTACCTGCGCGACAATCCCGGCCACGACGTGAGTTCGCTGGAGATGGTGGCGTGCGGTGGTTCGGCGGTTCCGAGGTCGTTGATGACTGCCTATGACGAACTGGGCATCCGAATCGTGCAGGCCTGGGGGATGACTGAGACCTCCCCGCTGGCTGCGGTCGCTCTGCCGCGGAACACCGACACCCCGGAGAGGTCCCTTTACCTGCGGGGAACCCAAGGCAGGGTAGTGGCCGGTGTGCAGGCGCGCATCGTTGATGACAGCGGTGCAGAACAACCTTGGGACGGACTGTCGGTGGGGGAGATTCAGATCCGCGGCCCGTGGATCACTCAGTCCTATTACGAGCATGACAGTCCGGCGGTGTCGCCGGACGGTTGGTTATGCACCGGGGATGTCGGGACCATCAGCGCCGATGCGTTCATCACTCTCACCGACCGCGCCAAAGACGTGATCAAGTCTGGAGGGGAGTGGATCTCCTCGGTGGAATTGGAGAACGAGTTGGCCGCTCACCCTGCAGTACGCACCGCCACGGTGATTGGAGTGCCCGACGACAAGTGGCAGGAACGGCCGCTGGCAGTGGTGGTCCTGGCCGCTGACTGCACCGCCACCGCTGCGGAGTTGACTGAGTTCCTGCGTGCACGGGTGGCCAAGTGGTGGCTACCGGAACGGTGGGCGTTCGTCGCCGACGTTCCGTTGACGTCTACTGGCAAGTTCGACAAGAAGAAGCTGCGCCGCCAGCATGCCGACGGTGAGCTCGCCGTCGAGACGCTGGCGTGA
- a CDS encoding NAD(P)/FAD-dependent oxidoreductase, with the protein MTLHRAVIVGASHAGAQLAASLRQEGWDGEIVLVGNESAAPYQRPPLSKAYLAGNCTVDKLAIRSAEFYTKLRIEVLDATVEAIDRAAGHLSLSTGEVLPYDRLALCTGARPRRLSTPGADLAGVFYLRTAADVEMIRDATRPGRRAVIIGGGYIGLETAASLRALGLEVTVLEATERVLERVTAPEVSAFFDRIHREAGVNIQTGARVEALSGDGKVGEVVLAGGESISADLVIVGIGVEPNTELAAAAGLVVDNGVVIDDQAQTSDSAIMAAGDCVSHDMARYGRRIRLESVPSAAEQAKVAAATLCGKSKKISALPWFWSDQYDLKLQIAGLNTGYDEVVLSGDPTRDRDFTCFYLRAGELIAADCINRPRDFMFSKRVITQQVPVERAELMLAGSV; encoded by the coding sequence ATGACTTTGCATCGAGCGGTCATCGTGGGCGCCAGCCACGCGGGCGCCCAACTGGCGGCCAGCCTTCGTCAAGAAGGATGGGACGGCGAGATCGTCCTCGTCGGCAATGAATCGGCAGCGCCCTACCAACGCCCTCCGCTGTCGAAGGCATATCTGGCCGGGAACTGCACAGTCGACAAGCTCGCGATCCGCAGCGCCGAGTTTTACACAAAGCTGCGAATCGAAGTTCTGGATGCGACGGTGGAGGCAATCGATCGCGCAGCGGGTCACCTCTCGCTGAGCACCGGCGAGGTGCTGCCCTACGACAGGCTCGCGCTGTGCACGGGCGCGCGCCCCCGTCGGCTCTCCACCCCAGGCGCCGACCTGGCCGGAGTCTTCTACCTACGCACCGCGGCGGACGTCGAGATGATCCGAGACGCCACCAGACCGGGGCGTCGAGCCGTGATCATCGGCGGCGGTTACATCGGATTGGAGACGGCTGCCTCCTTGCGTGCGTTGGGTCTAGAGGTCACCGTGCTCGAGGCGACGGAGCGCGTCCTCGAACGGGTGACCGCCCCGGAGGTATCGGCGTTCTTCGACCGGATCCACCGGGAGGCGGGCGTCAACATCCAGACGGGCGCGCGGGTCGAGGCTCTGTCTGGCGACGGCAAAGTCGGCGAAGTAGTCCTGGCCGGTGGCGAATCGATTTCCGCCGACCTCGTCATTGTCGGCATCGGCGTTGAGCCGAACACCGAGCTCGCCGCTGCCGCGGGCTTGGTCGTCGACAACGGCGTCGTGATCGACGACCAAGCCCAGACCAGCGACTCCGCCATCATGGCCGCCGGGGACTGCGTCAGCCACGACATGGCTCGTTACGGCCGCCGTATACGTCTGGAGTCCGTGCCCAGTGCGGCCGAGCAGGCCAAAGTCGCGGCGGCGACTTTGTGCGGGAAGTCCAAGAAGATATCAGCGCTGCCTTGGTTTTGGTCAGATCAATACGACCTCAAGCTCCAGATCGCGGGTCTCAACACCGGGTACGACGAGGTGGTCCTCAGCGGCGACCCGACCCGCGACCGCGACTTCACCTGCTTCTACCTGCGTGCCGGCGAGCTCATCGCCGCCGACTGCATCAATCGCCCCCGCGACTTCATGTTCAGCAAGCGGGTCATTACGCAGCAGGTCCCCGTCGAACGGGCCGAACTCATGCTCGCCGGCTCGGTCTGA
- a CDS encoding SCP2 sterol-binding domain-containing protein codes for MAVFKDEDEVYAFLGGIFQRGLEKEGLADKLANSGVVLRVHYTDPDAVVTVDMPKKVVETGAASTAVPNVELFMSADTGNKFWLGKVNLTMAMAKGTVRAKGPVPKLIKLIPQAKNLFPEYRLMLQSQDRQDLIDA; via the coding sequence GTGGCGGTATTCAAGGACGAGGACGAGGTCTATGCCTTCTTGGGTGGGATCTTTCAACGGGGCTTGGAGAAGGAGGGACTGGCGGACAAGCTCGCAAATTCGGGTGTGGTGTTACGGGTGCACTACACCGATCCGGACGCGGTGGTAACGGTGGACATGCCGAAGAAGGTGGTGGAGACCGGAGCGGCCAGTACCGCGGTGCCCAACGTGGAGTTGTTCATGTCGGCGGACACTGGAAACAAGTTCTGGCTGGGCAAGGTGAACCTGACGATGGCGATGGCCAAGGGGACGGTGCGCGCAAAGGGCCCGGTGCCGAAGTTGATCAAGTTGATTCCGCAGGCCAAGAATCTGTTCCCCGAGTACCGGTTGATGCTGCAGAGTCAGGATCGGCAGGACCTCATCGATGCGTGA
- a CDS encoding TIGR03084 family metal-binding protein has translation MAVPMESLITDIGAETAELWSLIAELPEGQAGWDAPTPAAGWAVRDQISHLAFFDDAAVRSATDPEGFTAEVLPMLADGRISPDTIAERYRSMPGTELLSWFDGARRALVAAFATIDPSVRVPWFGLPMSAASSLTARIMETWAHGQDVADALGVTRVPSARLRHVAHIGVGARAFSYMANGLEVPEEPVRVELTAPGGTLWTWGPDGVPNRVTGTAHDFCLLVTQRRHRDDTALETTGPLADQWLSIAQAFAGPPGGGRTAGQFDGGVS, from the coding sequence GTGGCCGTGCCGATGGAGTCCTTGATCACCGACATCGGGGCGGAAACGGCCGAGCTGTGGTCACTGATCGCCGAGCTGCCCGAGGGGCAAGCCGGGTGGGACGCGCCCACCCCCGCGGCAGGCTGGGCGGTCCGCGATCAGATCAGCCATCTTGCGTTCTTCGACGACGCCGCGGTGCGCTCAGCCACCGACCCCGAAGGGTTCACGGCCGAGGTGCTGCCCATGCTCGCCGACGGCCGAATCTCCCCGGACACCATCGCCGAGCGCTACCGGTCGATGCCGGGAACCGAGCTGCTGTCCTGGTTCGACGGCGCGCGCCGCGCCCTCGTCGCTGCCTTCGCCACGATCGACCCCTCAGTGCGGGTGCCGTGGTTCGGCCTCCCCATGAGCGCGGCTTCCTCGCTGACCGCGCGGATCATGGAGACCTGGGCGCACGGTCAGGACGTCGCCGACGCGCTGGGAGTGACCCGTGTGCCCTCGGCCCGGTTGCGCCACGTCGCCCACATCGGCGTGGGAGCGCGGGCGTTCAGCTACATGGCCAACGGCCTAGAGGTGCCCGAGGAGCCCGTCCGCGTCGAGCTCACCGCACCGGGGGGCACGCTGTGGACCTGGGGCCCCGACGGCGTGCCCAACCGGGTCACCGGCACTGCGCACGACTTTTGCCTGCTCGTCACCCAGCGCAGGCATCGCGACGACACCGCGCTGGAAACCACCGGTCCGCTCGCCGACCAGTGGCTCTCCATCGCGCAGGCCTTCGCCGGACCTCCCGGCGGCGGGCGCACCGCAGGACAGTTCGATGGAGGTGTGTCGTGA
- a CDS encoding enoyl-CoA hydratase/isomerase family protein — protein sequence MSEEAITYEVVDGVAWLTINRPEARNALNGAVRQGLFHSVHRFNADDSAKVLVLTGAGDKAFCAGGDLKEMAETALTVPPPDFAPQFGRNIQVAKPTIAAVNGVAFAGGFLLAQQCDLVIAAEHARFAVSEVKVGRGSPWAVPLSWLLPPRIALQILMTGDPITAERAREVGMVNEVVPAAELRVRVQEIALRIASNAPLSVLAAKKTVYLSAAHHLTEAYAHADQIWEPVYLSADALEGPAAFREKRTPVWKGR from the coding sequence ATGAGCGAGGAAGCGATCACCTACGAGGTCGTCGACGGGGTGGCCTGGTTGACGATCAATCGCCCCGAGGCACGGAACGCGCTCAACGGGGCGGTCCGGCAGGGACTGTTCCACAGCGTTCACCGCTTCAACGCCGACGACTCCGCCAAGGTTCTGGTGCTGACCGGGGCAGGCGATAAGGCGTTCTGCGCCGGAGGGGACCTTAAAGAGATGGCGGAGACGGCGCTCACGGTTCCGCCGCCAGACTTCGCGCCGCAATTCGGGCGCAACATCCAGGTCGCCAAGCCGACCATCGCCGCGGTGAACGGCGTCGCCTTCGCCGGCGGATTCCTACTGGCCCAGCAGTGCGACCTCGTCATCGCAGCCGAGCACGCCAGGTTCGCGGTCAGCGAGGTCAAGGTAGGCCGCGGCTCGCCATGGGCTGTCCCGCTGTCGTGGCTGCTGCCGCCGCGGATTGCGCTGCAGATTTTGATGACCGGCGACCCGATCACTGCCGAGCGCGCCCGCGAGGTAGGCATGGTGAACGAGGTCGTGCCCGCAGCGGAGCTGCGGGTACGAGTTCAGGAGATCGCCCTGCGGATCGCTTCCAACGCACCGCTGTCCGTACTCGCGGCAAAAAAGACCGTATACCTCTCCGCAGCGCACCACCTGACGGAGGCCTACGCCCACGCCGACCAGATATGGGAGCCGGTGTACCTCAGCGCCGACGCGCTAGAGGGTCCCGCCGCGTTCCGCGAGAAGCGCACACCGGTTTGGAAGGGACGTTAG
- a CDS encoding NDMA-dependent alcohol dehydrogenase — MKTRAAVLWGLGEKWEVDEIELDPPGADEVLVRLTASGLCHSDEHLVTGDLPFPLPVVGGHEGAGTVVEVGAGVEDLAEGDSVILTFLPSCGHCSYCARGMGNLCDMGAAIMMGPQIDGTYRFHARGEDVGQMCLLGTFSEYTVVPKASLVKVDHGTPLDKAALIGCGVTTGYGSAVRTGDVRAGDTVVVIGAGGIGMNAIQGARIAGALTIVAVDPVEFKREQAGGFGATHAVATIDEAWSLISDITRGKLADVCVLTTDVAEGAYTAEALSLVGKRGRVVITAIGHPEDTSMSGSLLELTLYEKQIRGALYGSSNAAHDIPRLVELYNSGQLKLDELITREYTLDEINEGYDDMRSGRNIRGLIRF, encoded by the coding sequence ATGAAAACACGCGCTGCCGTGCTCTGGGGCTTGGGAGAGAAGTGGGAGGTTGATGAGATCGAGCTGGATCCGCCCGGTGCGGATGAAGTGCTGGTCCGGTTGACCGCCAGCGGGTTGTGCCATTCAGACGAACACCTGGTGACCGGTGATCTGCCGTTTCCGCTGCCCGTCGTCGGTGGTCATGAAGGCGCCGGCACCGTGGTCGAGGTGGGTGCAGGTGTCGAGGACCTGGCCGAGGGCGATTCGGTCATCCTGACGTTCCTGCCGTCTTGCGGGCACTGCTCTTACTGCGCGCGCGGGATGGGAAACCTGTGCGACATGGGTGCGGCGATCATGATGGGACCCCAGATCGACGGCACCTACCGCTTCCATGCCCGCGGCGAGGATGTCGGCCAGATGTGCTTGCTGGGCACGTTCTCGGAATACACCGTGGTGCCGAAGGCCTCCTTGGTCAAGGTTGACCACGGGACACCGTTGGACAAGGCGGCCTTGATCGGTTGCGGTGTCACGACCGGTTACGGCTCGGCGGTACGCACCGGTGACGTGCGCGCCGGGGATACCGTGGTCGTGATCGGCGCCGGCGGCATCGGCATGAATGCGATCCAAGGCGCCCGCATCGCTGGCGCGTTGACCATCGTGGCTGTCGACCCAGTGGAGTTCAAGCGCGAACAAGCTGGCGGTTTCGGCGCGACGCATGCCGTTGCCACCATCGATGAGGCCTGGTCACTGATCAGCGACATCACCCGTGGCAAACTCGCCGACGTCTGCGTCTTGACCACCGACGTCGCCGAAGGGGCCTACACCGCTGAGGCGCTATCACTGGTCGGTAAACGCGGCCGTGTGGTCATTACCGCGATCGGACACCCCGAAGACACGTCGATGTCGGGCTCGCTGCTGGAATTAACGCTGTATGAAAAGCAGATCCGCGGTGCCCTCTACGGCTCGTCCAACGCCGCCCACGACATCCCGCGGCTCGTCGAACTCTACAACTCCGGACAACTCAAACTCGACGAGCTGATCACCCGTGAGTACACCCTCGATGAGATCAATGAGGGCTACGACGACATGCGGTCAGGCCGCAACATCCGAGGACTCATCCGATTCTGA
- a CDS encoding 2Fe-2S iron-sulfur cluster-binding protein: MAVVTFVSHDGDKHQVPLDEGQSLMQVATNNAVPGIDGDCGGEAACGTCHVVVDPQWSDQVGSSGVGEEEMLAMNPERQPTSRLSCQMTASEAWDGLIVHLPEFQM, from the coding sequence ATGGCCGTTGTCACTTTTGTCTCCCACGACGGCGACAAGCACCAGGTGCCTCTCGATGAAGGCCAGTCACTCATGCAGGTCGCGACCAACAATGCAGTGCCTGGCATCGACGGCGACTGCGGAGGCGAAGCGGCGTGCGGTACCTGCCACGTCGTCGTCGATCCGCAGTGGTCCGATCAGGTCGGCTCCTCCGGCGTCGGCGAAGAGGAGATGCTCGCGATGAACCCCGAGCGTCAGCCGACCTCTCGGCTGTCCTGCCAGATGACGGCCTCCGAGGCATGGGACGGCTTGATCGTCCATCTGCCGGAGTTCCAGATGTGA
- a CDS encoding helix-turn-helix domain-containing protein, whose protein sequence is MKFSNAGVPPVAFVQMLESQALDPDAVARLRTIMAREGTDEATLMQHDVQAPLRWFRDLYPDLDVDRATLLGFSFAGQAQLTSFGPLSVPLVSAGSVAEIVELLTYLPLITTAINAQFRPNDQGLTVGLWGHTGDRALDCLAVTYTGSALLRLLDMLVSDALTVTLHLSWSAPVSLNKLAAEMVLAGRLFFDAPMSYLHVPVNALNEVCRFSDPLAYRLAVAELRRTLDEQSGATSFSKKVRRLLDEDPGQRSCQRVADELSVSTSTLKRRLAEEGTTFRELRQSCLRESAMMLLITRSMSASQIATELGYGDLANFSHAFKRWTGRSPSEYRRSQR, encoded by the coding sequence GTGAAGTTCAGCAACGCCGGTGTGCCTCCGGTCGCGTTCGTGCAAATGCTGGAGAGCCAGGCACTCGACCCGGACGCCGTCGCGCGGCTTCGCACCATCATGGCGCGCGAGGGAACCGACGAGGCGACGCTGATGCAGCACGATGTCCAGGCGCCACTGCGGTGGTTTCGCGATCTGTACCCCGATCTAGACGTCGACCGGGCAACCCTGCTCGGCTTCTCGTTTGCAGGACAGGCACAGTTGACATCTTTCGGCCCGTTGAGCGTCCCGCTGGTCAGCGCAGGCTCGGTAGCCGAGATCGTCGAGCTGCTCACCTATCTACCGTTGATCACCACGGCGATCAATGCACAATTCCGTCCAAACGACCAAGGTCTCACCGTCGGGCTCTGGGGGCACACAGGCGATCGGGCCCTGGACTGCTTAGCAGTCACATATACCGGCTCGGCGTTGTTACGACTGCTGGACATGCTCGTCAGTGACGCGCTGACCGTCACGCTCCACTTGAGTTGGTCAGCGCCGGTCTCCCTGAACAAACTCGCGGCAGAGATGGTACTAGCCGGGCGCCTGTTCTTTGACGCACCGATGTCCTACCTTCATGTTCCCGTCAACGCGCTCAATGAAGTGTGCCGGTTCTCCGATCCCCTTGCGTATCGACTCGCCGTCGCCGAGCTGAGGCGGACCCTCGACGAGCAGAGCGGAGCCACGTCCTTCTCCAAGAAGGTGAGACGGTTGTTGGACGAGGATCCCGGACAGCGAAGTTGCCAGCGGGTCGCAGACGAACTCTCGGTATCCACCAGCACACTCAAACGCCGGCTCGCCGAAGAGGGCACCACGTTTCGCGAGTTGCGCCAGTCGTGTCTGCGGGAGAGCGCGATGATGCTGTTAATCACCCGATCAATGTCGGCAAGCCAGATCGCGACCGAGCTCGGATACGGCGATCTTGCTAACTTCTCACACGCCTTCAAGCGATGGACCGGCCGCTCTCCGAGCGAGTACCGACGCTCACAACGCTGA
- a CDS encoding cytochrome P450: protein MVKISEKVAEKVQATIPIDLQIQGAHAYDKTRRWVTGTNGKKLFVERPIPPAEEVELADIDLSNPFLYRQGRWQSYYERLRNEAPVHYQRHSAFGPFWSVTRHADIVAVDKNHEVFSAEPLIVIGVPPRFLDIKMFIAMDPPRHDLQRAAVQGVVAPKNLREMEGLIRSRVREVLDNLPVDQPFDWVHDVSIELTARMLATLLDFPYEQRRKLVEWSDLATSMEQTNGGPSDLDETFVGMRAMARDLSRHWHDKAARTGAGEEPGFDLITMLQSNESTKDLIDRPMEFLGNLLLLIVGGNDTTRNSMSGGVLALNRYPDQFEKLKANPDLIPNMNSEIIRWQTPLAYMRRIAKADTMLNGQFIRKGDKVVMWYASGNRDERVFDRPDDFIIDRDNARNHISFGFGVHRCMGNRLAEMQLRILWEELLPRFEKIEVIGEPEYVQSNFVRGISKLMVRLTPKAGA, encoded by the coding sequence ATGGTAAAAATCTCTGAAAAGGTCGCCGAGAAAGTTCAGGCGACCATCCCGATCGACCTGCAGATTCAAGGTGCACACGCCTACGACAAAACTCGGCGTTGGGTGACCGGTACGAACGGGAAGAAACTCTTTGTAGAGCGTCCTATTCCGCCGGCCGAGGAGGTCGAACTCGCCGACATCGATCTCAGCAATCCTTTTCTCTATCGCCAGGGGCGCTGGCAGTCATACTACGAGCGCCTGCGTAACGAAGCTCCGGTCCATTATCAGCGGCACAGTGCCTTCGGCCCGTTTTGGTCCGTCACCCGGCATGCCGACATCGTGGCCGTCGACAAGAATCATGAGGTCTTCTCCGCTGAGCCATTGATCGTCATCGGGGTGCCGCCCCGCTTCCTGGATATCAAGATGTTCATCGCGATGGATCCACCACGCCACGACCTGCAGCGGGCGGCTGTCCAAGGGGTGGTCGCACCCAAGAACCTACGGGAAATGGAGGGTCTGATTCGCTCGCGCGTAAGGGAGGTGCTGGATAACCTCCCCGTGGATCAGCCGTTCGACTGGGTTCACGACGTCTCGATCGAGCTGACCGCTCGAATGCTTGCGACCCTGCTGGACTTTCCGTACGAGCAGCGTCGCAAGCTTGTCGAGTGGTCGGATCTGGCAACCTCGATGGAGCAAACCAACGGCGGTCCCTCGGACCTTGACGAGACGTTCGTCGGCATGCGCGCCATGGCCCGAGATCTCAGCCGGCACTGGCACGACAAGGCGGCCCGGACCGGTGCCGGAGAAGAGCCTGGGTTCGATCTGATCACCATGCTGCAGAGCAATGAAAGCACCAAAGACCTGATCGACCGGCCGATGGAGTTCTTGGGCAACCTTCTGCTGCTGATCGTCGGAGGCAACGACACGACCCGGAACTCGATGAGCGGCGGCGTTCTCGCGTTAAACCGCTACCCGGACCAGTTCGAGAAGCTGAAAGCAAATCCCGACCTGATCCCCAACATGAACTCCGAGATTATCCGATGGCAGACGCCACTCGCCTACATGCGCCGGATCGCCAAGGCCGACACCATGCTGAATGGTCAGTTCATTCGCAAGGGTGACAAGGTCGTGATGTGGTACGCATCGGGAAACCGCGATGAGCGCGTATTCGATCGGCCCGACGACTTCATCATCGACCGGGACAACGCCCGCAACCACATCTCTTTCGGGTTCGGCGTCCACCGCTGTATGGGCAACCGGTTGGCCGAGATGCAGTTGCGGATCCTGTGGGAGGAGCTGCTTCCTCGTTTCGAGAAGATCGAGGTCATTGGTGAGCCCGAATACGTGCAATCCAACTTCGTCAGGGGAATCAGCAAGCTGATGGTCCGCCTCACCCCGAAAGCCGGCGCATGA